The window CACGCCCGACGAGAAGCGCGAACGCGCGCGGAAGATCGCGCTCCGCGCGGTCGCGGCGATCCCGGACGCCGAGCGGGGCACGAAGGAGCCCTCCCGGCCCGATCATGCGTCTCCGCACGATTTGAGGTAGCGTCGCGGCGCGATGAACGCGCCCGTTCCGAAAACCGCGGTGCCCGGAGCGCCGCGCGCCGCCGCGTTCGTCGCCGCCGCGGCCGCGCTCGTCTTCTGCCTGACGCCCTGGGCCTCTCCTCCGCTGGCCCTGGCGCTCGGCGGCGTGCTCGCGTTGACGCTCGAGAACCCCCTCCCGGCGGCGTCGCGCACGGCGGCTCGATCCCTCCTGCAGATCTCGGTCGTTCTCCTCGGTTTCAGCATGGACCTGCCGACGGTCCTGCGCGCGGGCGCGAGCGGGATGATTTTCGCGGCGGCGACGATCGCCGCGACGATGGGACTCGGCCTTCTCGTGCGTCGCCTGCTCGCGGTCGATCGCACGACGTCCCTCCTCGTCTCGGCGGGAACCGCCATCTGCGGCGGCTCGGCGATCGCGGCGGTCGGGTCGGTGATCGGCGCGGCCGAGAGCGAGATGAGCGTCGCGATCGGGACGGTCTTCCTCCTGAACGGCGCGGCGCTCTACCTCTTTCCGCCGCTCGGACATCTCCTGCACCTCACGCAACAGCAGTTCGGAACGTGGGCGGGGGTGGCGATCCACGACATCTCTTCGGTCGTCGGCGCGAGCTCCGTGTACGGCCTCGCGGCGCTCCAGCGCGCGACCGCGGTCAAGCTCTCGCGCGCGCTGTGGATCGTGCCGCTGACGATGGCGGCCGCGGCATTCCACCGGCGGCGCGACCCGGGCGCCCGACGGGCGCGAGTTCCGATACCGTGGTTCATCGGCCTCTTCGTCGCGGCGTCGCTCGTGCGGAGCTTCTCCGCGCCGATTGCCGCCGCGAGCCCGAAGATCGCCTCGGTCGCGCGGATCGGAATGACGGTGACCCTCTTCCTGATCGGTGCCGGGCTGTCGAGGCGCGCCCTTCGGGCGGTGGGGTGGCGGACGCTCGTGCAGGGGATCCTTCTCTGGATCGCGATCGCGGCCGGCTCGCTCCTCGTCGTGATGCGGAGCGTCTGAAGGCGACCCGCGCCTACGAAGAGATCTTCGAAAGTCGCTGCAGGAACCGCTCCGGCGGTTCGAAACCGACGAGACGCGTCCCCGGGATTTCCCGCCCCTGCGCGTCCAGGAAGATGACCGTCGGCATCCCCTGGACGTTGAACTTGGTCGACAGCGCGATCGCTTCGGGCGAGTCCTGCCGCGTCATGTCGGCCTTGAAGAGGGCCGTTCCCGCGAGCGCCCGCCGCACCCGGGGGTCGGCGAAGGTCTCGTCCTCGAGCTCGTGGCACGGCGCGCACCAATCGGCGGAGAAGTCGATCATCGCCGGACGCGTCGCCTGAGCGATCCGCGAAGCATCGTAGGGGACGAACGGAAGGGGCTGACCCCCCTGAGGGCGCGCGAAGAACGCGGCCGCGCCGAGGAAGACGATCGCCGCGCTGCCCACGGCCGCCCTTGCCATGGGCGGGGCCTTGGAGCGAAGCGCGGAGAACAGGAGATAGAGGGCTCCCAGGCCGAGCACGGCGGGAACGGCCCACCGGCGCGCCGCGTCCGGGAGGAGGAATCTTCCGAAATACGCGGCCATGGCGAGCAGCACGAATCCGAAGACCTTCTTGATCTCGACCATCCAGGCGCCGGCGCGAGGAAGCTTCGTGAGGGCGCCGGAGAAAGACGCGAGGAAGAGGTAGGGGAGGCCGAGCCCCACCGAGAGGACGAAGAACATGACGAAACCGAGAACCGGATCGCGCCGGGCCGCGACGAACGTGAGGAGGCCGAGAACGAACGGGCCGAGGCAGGGCGCGGCGACGACTCCGACGAGGAGGCCCATCCCGAATGCGCCGCCGAAACCCTTCTTCGCGCCGGCGCGGTCCATCACGAAGCGCGGCGGATTGATGTCGTAGAGCCCGAACATCGAGAGCGACAGGCCGACGAAGACCAGTGCGATGCCGCCGAGCACCCAGGGGGACTGGAGCGCGGAGCCGAAGAGCTTCCCGGACAAGGCGGCGACGACGCCGAGCGTCGAGTACGTGAGGGCCATTCCGAGCACGTAGGTCGCGGCGAGGCCCACGGGCTTCCCGGTCTTTCCCCGCGATTGCCCCCCGAAGAAGCCGATCGTGATCGGGATGATCGGGTAGACGCAGGGCGTGAGATTCAGGGCGAGGCCGCCCAGGAACAGGACGAGGAATCCGACGAGCCAGCCGCGTCGGGAAAGCACCGCCCCGAAGTCTCCGGCCGCGGCCGTGCCGGACCCGGCGCCGGGACCGGCGTCGGTGGCCGCGGCGGCGGCGCCGGAGCCTCCCGAGACCGCGACCTCGGCGTGGAACGGGACGCTCGCGGGAGCGAGGCACTGCTGGTCGTTGCACGGCTGGAAGGCGAGAGAGCCCTGGATGGAGTGCGCTCCGGCCGCGACGGACCGCGGCGCGGTCCCGCTCGCGGTGATCGAGAACTTTCCCGCGTAGACCGCGAGCGGCTTCTCCGAGAACGAGAACTTGACCGTCTGCGCCGCGGGGTAGATGAAATCCGAGAACGTCAGGCCGGCGGCGTCCGTGACCTTCGCTTCCGTCGGAATCAGGTAGTCCTCCGACGGCTTGTGGGCGTTGACGTGCCATCCCGGCGCGAGCTCCGCGTCGATCTTCAGCGTGATGGCGCCGCCGGGAGCGACGGCGGAGGGAGACGCCGACGCCGTCACCTTCAGGAGCGACGCCGACCGCTGCCCCCACCCGGAGGCCGGGACGAGCAGGAGAAGCGCCGCGAGGACCTTCTTCGTCATCGCGGCGCCGGCCCCTCGGCGGGGATCGAGGTCAGCAGCTGTCGCGCGTTGTCGGCGAGCTTGCTCTCGGGATGTTCGCGAAGGAATGCGGAGATCGTCCTCCGCGCTTCCTCGCGGTGCCCCTCGGCGAGCTCGACCGCGCCGCGCGAGAGCTCGGCCTCCTCCCGCGCCGCCGGATTCCGGGAAGTCTTGAGGACCTCGTCGAGCGTCGCCCGCGCCTCGTCGAACCGTTTCATGCGGTACTGCGCCGTCGCCAGCGAGGTCAGCGCGATGTCGCGGGTCGCCGGATCCGCGGTCTTCGACCGGCCCGCCCGCTCGAGCCGCGGCGCCGCTTCCTCCGGGGCCATGCGGCGGAGCAGCTCCATGCCCAGGGCGAGCTCTTCCTTCGGATCATCGCGGAACTCCGGCTCGTGGATCATCTTCACGTGAAGCTTGTCCCATTCCGCCATCGAGCTGCGGACGTGACGGTAGAACTCGGTGGCGTTGTCGAACCCGTTGACGCGGAAGATGAGCACGCCCCCCGGAGAGAGGATCAGGACCGCGGGCGATTCGTTGATTCCGTAGCGCTCGGCGAGCGGCGCGGCTTCCGCGCTCCCGGGAGCGAGCCGCACGGGGACCATCCGGAGGAGCATCATCTCGAAATTCACCGCCGGGTAGAGGAGGCCCTGCATCCGGGCGCAGTTCCCGCACTTCTCCTCGGAGAATTCAACGTACACGACCCGCCCTTCCCGATCGGCCTTCTCCCGCGCCTTCGCGAAGGTGTCTTCCCACTCCGCTTTTCCGGGACCGGAGGGAAGCCGTTCGGAGGTGGCCGGCGGGACCGGAGCGGACGACGGCGGAGCCTCGGTCGCGGCGGCCAGGCCCGCGGCGGCGAGGAGCAGGATGGCGGCGACGGTCGTCGATCGGATCACGAAGTCCTCCGTGGCCCGGAGAACGCGGCGGCAATGGGCGGAATTCCCCATTCGCGAAGCATAGCGAAATCGCGACGGCTTCATTGACGCCGCAGGACCCCTCCTGCTATTTTCGCGTGCTCCGACCTGCCCAGGTAGCTCAGTCGGTAGAGCGAGGGACTGAAAATCCCTGCGTCGGCGGTTCAATTCCGTCCCTGGGCACCATCCGCTAACCCAAGAGGAACGCGTCGGCTCGCGGCTCAGACCTCACCCGAGGTGATCAAATCGGCGTTTGCCACGAGTTCCCTCCTGAACACTCGAGAAGCCCGCCGAGCTCTCCTCTTCGGTCAAAGGAGCGTCAAACGCGAGGACGAGAGCATAGGGGGAGAGTGGCCTCGTGTTTTAGTTTGGCGTGCGGCGGCGCAGCTCGCTCGGCTTCGGTTGGAGCCGGTCCGAGCGGGAGCCTCGCGGTCCTCACCTACCTTCCCGCCACAACTCGGGCTTTCGAGAACAACGTCGTCCGGTGGGCAAGATGTCCTTCTCGCTGAATTCCCGACGGCGAAGAAAGTCAACGATCCTGCCTCGTAAGGTCAGCCCCGAGAGATTTGACGGTCGCCTCGGCCCGCTTCGTGCCCGCGCGGACTGCTTCTGCCTGCAAGGCTTCCCCGTAATTCTTAGCGGTCTTCCGGAGGCGTTCCCTTCCCCCGCGATCGATGCGGCCGAGAAGCCGAAGAAGCCCGTCGAGGATCGTCAGCGGGTGGGGCGGACAACCGGGGATGTAGAGATCGACCTGAATGTCCGCCGGGACCCCGCCGTGTGAGGCCGCCGCGCCGGCGAACGGGCCGCCACTGATCGCGCAGGCCCCAACCGCAATCACGATCTTCGGCTCAGGAACCGCCGCGTAAGTCTCTCGAAGTGCGTACTCCATGTTGGTCGTCACGGGACCCGTGACGACGATGCCGTCGGCATGGCGCGGCGAGGCTACGAATTGGATTCCGAAACGGCTGAGGTCGAAGACCACGTTGCTCATCGCCGTCAGCTCCGCCGCGCAGCCGCTGCAATCTCCAGCCGAAACATGGCGAAGCTTCAAGGAACGGCCGAAGAGTCTTCGCATCTCCTCTTCAAGCGCGGTGGCGAGTCGTGCTTGCCTCCCGGAGACGACGAGGTCAGCACGGGAACGTGCGGCGAGGCGGTGGTCCGGCGTGTAGACGATCGCGCCCTCCGGGCACGCCTCCTGGCATACCGTGCAGAACAGGCAGGCCCCGAGGTCGATGCGAAGCGGATCTGTCGCGATCGCCAGAGTCGGACACGCGTCCGCGCAGGCGCGGCAAGCTTCCCGGCACCTCGATTCGTCTAGGACCGGGCGACCGCGAAAGCGCGCGGGCAGCTGCCCCGACTCGTTGGGGAATCTCGTCGTCCGGTGCCCCTGCCGCACGCGCGCTTTCAGCAGGTCAAGCATCTTTGCCTCGTCATAGATCGTGGCCTGCGTAGGAGAGATTGAAGCTCTTGTTGCAGAGAGGGAAGTCCGAGATCTGATTGCCGCGCAGGGCCATCGTCAGCCCGAACCAATTATGAAAAGAGGGATCGACGATCTTGTAGCCGGCAAGCTGGCCATCTGCGGAGGTGACGGCCACGTGCACGATTTCGCCTCGCCAGCCCTCGACCATCGACACGGCGAGGCTCTCGGGCGCCAGGGAGCTCGGGGAACCGCCCGGACCCCCGCTGACATCCAGCCCGGGGATGTCCACGGACAGGGACTCCCGGGGAAGCTCGTTGATCTGCTCACGCAGGAACGTATTCGAACGCTGCGTCTCGAGCCAGCGAACGAGAGCACGCGCCATCACGTCCCCCGACTCGACGAGCGCCACCGGGATGTGAGCGAAACGGAAGATGCCGAACGGGTGGTCGCGCCGTACGTCTCGGTCGCAGCCGCTGGCGCGAGCGACCGGTCCGACCAGACCGAGCGCTTCCGCCACCTCGCGCGTCACGACTCCGGTGTGCTCGAACCGCGATCCCACGGTCGGCGAGTTGAACGTCACTTGTGCCGTGTCCCGAAGATCACGCTCCGCCTTAGCCAGGCGAGCGAGGAAACCCTCGCGCTGCTCCGCTGACAGCCCAAAGCGAATACCGCCCAGATTGACGAGTCCCCGCCCGAAGCGGTTGCCGGAGAGCTCCATCAGCAAGTTCAGGAACTCGCCTCGAAGCCGTCCAAACCAGGAAGCGCCGGCCAGATAACCAATGTCGTTGCAGAGCGCTCCCAGGTCGCCGACGTGGTTGGCAAGCCGCTCCAGCTCCAGCGCGATCCCCCGCACGGCTTGCGCGTAGAGCGGGAGCTCGACGCCTGCCAGCGCCTCGATAGCCGCGCAGTAAGCGAGCGCGTGGCCCACGGCCGTGTCTCCCGCGATCGACTCCGCGACCGCCAGGCGCCGGGCCGGCGACGACTTGAGAAGCAGGGCTTCCGCGCCCCGATGCTGGTAGCCGAGCTGAATCTCCAGGTGATGAACGGTCTCCCCGGAGCACTGGAAGCGGAAGTGCCCGGGCTCGATGATGCCCGCATGGACGGGACCGACGGCGACCTCGTGAATACCTGAGCCTTCGAGGCGGAAAAATGGATGTGCTGGCGAGCTCACGCCGTCGTTGCCCGGCCCCGCCTCGAGATCGGCATGTCGGCGCAGGGCTTTCAACCAGGGATGGCCGTCGGGGCAGATGCCGTGGTCTTCGAACAGTTCACGCTCGAACGCCTGTGCCTGGGGAAGTCTCGTCGAGAGCGCCGGATAGCTCCGGCTGCCGGAGGCACAGGTCCGAAGCAGACCGACGCGTCCGTCGGCGTCGTCGGCGAGCACGGCAAGGATTTCCGGTTTTTCATCCGGATCCTGGCGCTCTCCCGGCAGCGTGCACAGCGCGGCGAGTCGGCCGCCCTGGGAGCAGATATCGACGCAAAGCTTCCGAAAATCCGCGACAGGAACATCCGGGACGTTCGCTCGGGCAACCGCGAAGCCGTTCCGGGTCCAAAGCGGCGAAGCAAAACGAGGAGTCATTGGTCAGCTTCCCCCGAGCATGCTGGCGGCCCGGTGCAGCGCATCGGCGAGGATCGGCGGCAGGTAAATCCCGACCGCGAGCGCTCCAATCGTGAGGGCCAACGGCGCAAGGACCGAAAGCTTTGGCTCCCGGACACGAGTCGCGCCTTCGGCAGGTGTCCCCTGGAGCATGGGGAGAAGAACTCCGGCCATGCCCAGGAACGCCACCGTCAAGAGCGAAACGAAAAGAACACCAACCCACGCATGAAGCCCCCTCAGTGCGGCCTGGAAGATCAAGAACTCGCTCCAGAATGGTCCGAAAGGCGGCACCCCGCCGATGGCGAGGAAGAGCGCCATCATGAGGACGCCCGTGACGGGAATCCTTGCGAGTACTCCGTGCGCTTCGCGCGCCGAGGTCGTGCCGAAGGAGCGGAGGACGTTGCCGGACAGAAGGAAGAGTCCCGCCTTGCAGAGCGAATGATTCACAGAGTGGAAAATCGCGCCGTAGGTCGCGGCGCCTCCGAGCCCCACGCCGGCGGCCATTATTCCCATGTTCTCGATGCTCGAGTACGCGAAGAGGCGCTTGTAGTCTCGCTGACCCACCATGAACGCGCTCGCGACACCGATCGACACGAATCCGAGGACGATGAGCAGCGTTCGGGCGAACGCGGAATCTCCGGAAGCCAGGCAGACCTGGAAGAAGCGCAGGATCGCCAGAAAGGCGCAGTTGAGGAGGGCCCCCGAGAACAGGGCCGACACGGGCGATGGGGCCTGGCTGTGCGTGTCCGGAAGCCACGTGTGGAGAGGGGCCAGGCCCATCTTCGTTCCATAGCCCACCAGAGCGAGGACGAAGGCCGTCTTGAGCCACGGCCGTGCCATCGAAGGCGCCGCGCTCCTGAGCGCGTCGAGAGTCAGGCCGGCGCTCAAACCAGATACACCGGACGCCGCGACTCCGAGGCAAAAACTTCCGAGCAACGCCAAAGCGATTCCTACCGAGCACAAGAGCAAATATTTCCAGGCCGCCTCGAGCGCTCCCCGCCGGCGATAGAAGTACACCAGCGGAGCGCTCGCGAGCGTCGTTCCCTCGACAGCCGCCCACATCAGCGCCAGGTTTTGCGTGACCGACACCAAAGTCATCGCTGCGAGAAACCCGAGCAGGCAAGGCACGAAGCGATGCGGCGCAGATTGCTTGTCGTGAGTGCCCTGGAGGATGTAGGGCACTGTGTAGATCGCGACCAGCAGGAAGAGGACGCTGGTGATGGACAGAAAGATGAGCCCTGTCACGTCGAGCTGCAAGAGCGCCCCGAAGCTGATCGACGGAGCTCCGCCCCAAAGGAAGGCGGTGGCCGCGACATGCAGCAACGCCGCGGAAAGAAGGATGCCGAGACCCACGCGGAGATTTCTGACCGCGAGCGCCGCGAGCCCCAGGGTGGCCGGCGCGAGAACGAGGAAGGGCAGAACCCATGCCATTGTCGTCAGTCCTTCAGCGTCGAGAGCAGCTCGGTGTCGATGTGCTCGAATTCGCGGCTGATGTGATTGATCGCGATTCCCATCACGAAGACGCCGACGAGGAGATCCAGAAGGATGCTCAGCTCGACCGCAAGCGGGATCTCCTCGGCCAATATCTGACCAAAAATGAAGATGCCGTTTTCGAGCATCAGGTAGCCCACGACCTGCGTGATTGCCTTTCGCCGAACGATCAAGACAAGAAATCCGATGAGAAGCGTCGCGAAAGCCATCGGGACGAGAAGCGGCGTCGGCGCGGGCTTCGGCAGGACGAGGACCGTTCCCAGCCAGAACGAGAATCCCACCAGCGCCGCCGCGATCAGAACGGAGAGGTGCAGGCTGATGAAGGGCTCGGCCTCGCGGCGCACGTTGGCCTCGCGAATCGCGCGGTAGAGCAGAAGCGGGATGACGACGGCCTTGACGGCAAGGGCTCCCAGGCTCATGAGCGCGACCGGGACCACGTGGCGATCGAGCACCCGCCCCCAAAGCGCGAGCGGCAAGAGCGAGAGAGCCACGCCCTGCAGCGCCGACGCCCGCACGCAGCTCGTCAGCCGGCCGGTCGCGACGATCGAGAGGCTCAGCGCCACCACGATCAGGAGCAGGAAGTCGGCGGAGCCAGTCATGGCGCTCCCCGGTAGAAGAGGGCGCCGAGGCCGACGGCCGCTAGCACCGTCGCCCCCACCAGAAACTGCGGCACGCGGGAAAGCCGGAGCCGCGCCATCATCGACTCGACGACGCCGATGAGCCCCGCGAGCCCGATCTCGCCGCCGCAGAGCAGGGCGACGCCGCGCCATCCGCCGTCGGCTGGAATCGGCAGAAGGACGTGGGTGAGAAGCGCTCCAATCACGAAGAGCTTGATGGCGCTCCCGTAAAGGATGAACCCGAGGTCTGGGCCGCCGTGATCGAGCACCATGACCTCGTGGATCATCGTCAGCTCGAGATGCGTGTTGGGATCGTCCACCGGGATGCGTGAATTTTCCGCGAGAAGAACGGCAAAGAGCGAAAGTGCCGCAGCCAGGAAGGTTGGATGTTCGAACCCCCACGTCGTCCACGGAAGTCGTCCGAAGGCGTCCGAGAACGTCGCGCTCCGGGCTGGAACGCAGAGGATTGCCAGGGAAAGAAAGAGCGCCGGCTCTGCCAGCGCGGAGAATGCGGCCTCGCGGCTTGCCCCCATGCCCTCGAAGCTCGACCCTGTGTCCAATGCGGCGACCATGGTGAAGAAGCGCCCGAGCGCCAGCAAATAGGCAAAAGCGACGACGTCGCCGGGAAAGCCGAGGGGCGACGCGTTCGCCGCCAGAGGAAGGACGAGGCCGGCGCACAATACGGCCGCGAGCGAGACAATCGGGCCGGCGCGAAAGAGCCAGGTCGTGGTCCGGCTGTAAACGGCTCCTTTTCGAAGCAGCTTCCAGACGTCGCGATACGGCTGGAGGAGCGGTGGTCCGACTCTGCCAGCGAACCAGGCCTTGGTCTTGTTGATCACGCTCAACAGGAGCGGCGGCATGACGAGAAGGAGTCCGACGTGTAGGCCGAGGTTTGACATCACGTCAACGTCCCACTCCCGTGAGCTGCCAGACCAAGAGCACGACGAGAGTCACCGCGATGTAGACGAGGTACAGCTGAAGCCGGCCCTGCTGGATCGGACGGAGCCGCGACAGAGCCCGGACCACGAGCCTGGTCGCCGGCAACAGGACGCGTTCGCCGGCAACGTCACCCAGGTGCTCCTCGTAGTGGGCTTTCTCGGGGAAGTACCCGTCGGGGCCCTGCTCGTCGACGCGCGTATGGATCATGGGCCCGAAAAGCGGAAGGATCGGTTGCGCAAAGGAGGCTGCCGTGTACTGCATCCGAGTGGTCGGCGCCGCATAACCGCACCCCCAGGTCGCGGCCTGAGAGAATTCCCGCCCGCGGAGGAGAGCGAGGCGGAGAAGGCCGAGCAACA of the Thermoanaerobaculia bacterium genome contains:
- a CDS encoding putative sulfate exporter family transporter: MNAPVPKTAVPGAPRAAAFVAAAAALVFCLTPWASPPLALALGGVLALTLENPLPAASRTAARSLLQISVVLLGFSMDLPTVLRAGASGMIFAAATIAATMGLGLLVRRLLAVDRTTSLLVSAGTAICGGSAIAAVGSVIGAAESEMSVAIGTVFLLNGAALYLFPPLGHLLHLTQQQFGTWAGVAIHDISSVVGASSVYGLAALQRATAVKLSRALWIVPLTMAAAAFHRRRDPGARRARVPIPWFIGLFVAASLVRSFSAPIAAASPKIASVARIGMTVTLFLIGAGLSRRALRAVGWRTLVQGILLWIAIAAGSLLVVMRSV
- a CDS encoding cytochrome c biogenesis protein CcdA, with the protein product MTKKVLAALLLLVPASGWGQRSASLLKVTASASPSAVAPGGAITLKIDAELAPGWHVNAHKPSEDYLIPTEAKVTDAAGLTFSDFIYPAAQTVKFSFSEKPLAVYAGKFSITASGTAPRSVAAGAHSIQGSLAFQPCNDQQCLAPASVPFHAEVAVSGGSGAAAAATDAGPGAGSGTAAAGDFGAVLSRRGWLVGFLVLFLGGLALNLTPCVYPIIPITIGFFGGQSRGKTGKPVGLAATYVLGMALTYSTLGVVAALSGKLFGSALQSPWVLGGIALVFVGLSLSMFGLYDINPPRFVMDRAGAKKGFGGAFGMGLLVGVVAAPCLGPFVLGLLTFVAARRDPVLGFVMFFVLSVGLGLPYLFLASFSGALTKLPRAGAWMVEIKKVFGFVLLAMAAYFGRFLLPDAARRWAVPAVLGLGALYLLFSALRSKAPPMARAAVGSAAIVFLGAAAFFARPQGGQPLPFVPYDASRIAQATRPAMIDFSADWCAPCHELEDETFADPRVRRALAGTALFKADMTRQDSPEAIALSTKFNVQGMPTVIFLDAQGREIPGTRLVGFEPPERFLQRLSKISS
- a CDS encoding hydrogenase, which produces MTPRFASPLWTRNGFAVARANVPDVPVADFRKLCVDICSQGGRLAALCTLPGERQDPDEKPEILAVLADDADGRVGLLRTCASGSRSYPALSTRLPQAQAFERELFEDHGICPDGHPWLKALRRHADLEAGPGNDGVSSPAHPFFRLEGSGIHEVAVGPVHAGIIEPGHFRFQCSGETVHHLEIQLGYQHRGAEALLLKSSPARRLAVAESIAGDTAVGHALAYCAAIEALAGVELPLYAQAVRGIALELERLANHVGDLGALCNDIGYLAGASWFGRLRGEFLNLLMELSGNRFGRGLVNLGGIRFGLSAEQREGFLARLAKAERDLRDTAQVTFNSPTVGSRFEHTGVVTREVAEALGLVGPVARASGCDRDVRRDHPFGIFRFAHIPVALVESGDVMARALVRWLETQRSNTFLREQINELPRESLSVDIPGLDVSGGPGGSPSSLAPESLAVSMVEGWRGEIVHVAVTSADGQLAGYKIVDPSFHNWFGLTMALRGNQISDFPLCNKSFNLSYAGHDL
- a CDS encoding proton-conducting transporter membrane subunit; the encoded protein is MAWVLPFLVLAPATLGLAALAVRNLRVGLGILLSAALLHVAATAFLWGGAPSISFGALLQLDVTGLIFLSITSVLFLLVAIYTVPYILQGTHDKQSAPHRFVPCLLGFLAAMTLVSVTQNLALMWAAVEGTTLASAPLVYFYRRRGALEAAWKYLLLCSVGIALALLGSFCLGVAASGVSGLSAGLTLDALRSAAPSMARPWLKTAFVLALVGYGTKMGLAPLHTWLPDTHSQAPSPVSALFSGALLNCAFLAILRFFQVCLASGDSAFARTLLIVLGFVSIGVASAFMVGQRDYKRLFAYSSIENMGIMAAGVGLGGAATYGAIFHSVNHSLCKAGLFLLSGNVLRSFGTTSAREAHGVLARIPVTGVLMMALFLAIGGVPPFGPFWSEFLIFQAALRGLHAWVGVLFVSLLTVAFLGMAGVLLPMLQGTPAEGATRVREPKLSVLAPLALTIGALAVGIYLPPILADALHRAASMLGGS
- a CDS encoding hydrogenase, with amino-acid sequence MTGSADFLLLIVVALSLSIVATGRLTSCVRASALQGVALSLLPLALWGRVLDRHVVPVALMSLGALAVKAVVIPLLLYRAIREANVRREAEPFISLHLSVLIAAALVGFSFWLGTVLVLPKPAPTPLLVPMAFATLLIGFLVLIVRRKAITQVVGYLMLENGIFIFGQILAEEIPLAVELSILLDLLVGVFVMGIAINHISREFEHIDTELLSTLKD
- a CDS encoding NADH-quinone oxidoreductase subunit H, with product MSNLGLHVGLLLVMPPLLLSVINKTKAWFAGRVGPPLLQPYRDVWKLLRKGAVYSRTTTWLFRAGPIVSLAAVLCAGLVLPLAANASPLGFPGDVVAFAYLLALGRFFTMVAALDTGSSFEGMGASREAAFSALAEPALFLSLAILCVPARSATFSDAFGRLPWTTWGFEHPTFLAAALSLFAVLLAENSRIPVDDPNTHLELTMIHEVMVLDHGGPDLGFILYGSAIKLFVIGALLTHVLLPIPADGGWRGVALLCGGEIGLAGLIGVVESMMARLRLSRVPQFLVGATVLAAVGLGALFYRGAP